A window from Culex pipiens pallens isolate TS chromosome 3, TS_CPP_V2, whole genome shotgun sequence encodes these proteins:
- the LOC120417479 gene encoding zinc finger protein 234-like, producing MESAAMDSVIKVIPSDNPAKYCRLCFADKNLVALFPGHSGPEHLLVEQISLLIGIQIGPAKDGCSSICWRCAVALEDFQLLRQRSLDHDAIIRNNRKANAFEIIAIKNEPVESEVLLVDPAAVQLEPSESSERVSTRASSNGKSIETPDKVKAKRKDSNDKIQIVICKVCNAEFGTTSAMRIHLKEQHTVQGRPFHCPLCPSQFKRKGHLERHMESHTGKRKFACKECGASFSKATVLARHRIHHHQHPVSSTSKPKKRSISGNFKCAFCPKSFKHRPSLNTHFQSHYDILPFSCELCDARFAVAQGLLVHRGKFHNPAAVEKPDMARFKCEHCPRFFKYRRSLKEHVEVVHLLVYDSDREVSGDERDSESGSDEPPILGGVEYVGEEILPVEIKTEIEDVQLQE from the exons ATGGAATCTGCAGCGATGGATAGTGTAATCAAAGTAAT TCCCAGCGATAACCCAGCTAAATACTGTCGATTGTGTTTCGCGGACAAAAACCTGGTTGCATTATTCCCAGGCCACAGCGGACCGGAACATTTGCTGGTGGAGCAAATATCACTGCTCATCGGGATTCAGATTGGACCGGCAAAGGACGGATGCAGCTCGATCTGTTGGCGATGTGCGGTTGCCTTGGAGGACTTCCAGTTGCTGCGACAGCGCAGTCTGGATCACGATGCGATCATTCGAAATAATAGGAAGGCAAATGCGTTCGAGATTATTGCCATCAAAAATGAGCCCGTCGAATCGGAAGTTTTGTTGGTCGATCCAGCTGCGGTTCAGCTTGAACCAAGTGAGTCTTCTGAAAGGGTTAGTACACGTGCCAGCAGCAATGGGAAAAGCATAGAGACGCCGGATAAAGTTAAAGCCAAGCGCAAAGATTCAAATGATAAGATCCAGATTGTTATATGCAAAGTGTGTAATGCTGAATTTGGAACGACTTCTGCAATGCGAATACATTTAAAG GAGCAACACACTGTTCAGGGACGACCGTTTCACTGTCCTTTGTGTCCATCCCAGTTCAAGCGAAAGGGCCACTTGGAGCGCCACATGGAATCACACACCGGAAAAAGGAAATTTGCTTGTAAAGAGTGTGGGGCAAGCTTCTCCAAAGCAACCGTTCTTGCGCGCCACAGGATTCACCACCACCAACATCCCGTCAGTTCCACCAGCAAGCCTAAGAAACGGTCCATTTCCGGCAACTTCAAATGCGCATTTTGTCCAAAATCGTTCAAACACAGGCCATCTTTGAACACTCACTTTCAGTCACATTACGACATTTTGCCTTTTTCTTGTGAACTTTGCGACGCCCGTTTTGCGGTTGCCCAGGGATTGTTGGTTCACAGAGGCAAATTTCATAACCCCGCAGCAGTGGAGAAACCGGATATGGCGCGGTTCAAGTGTGAGCATTGTCCGAGATTTTTCAAATATCGACGCAGCCTGAAGGAACACGTTGAAGTTGTGCATCTGCTTGTGTATGACTCGGATAGAGAGGTTAGCGGTGATGAACGTGATTCTGAATCCGGTTCAGACGAGCCGCCGATCCTCGGTGGGGTGGAGTACGTTGGAGAGGAAATATTGCCGGTGGAGATTAAAACTGAGATTGAGGATGTTCAGTTGCAGGAATAG
- the LOC120417478 gene encoding myoneurin-like: MESVVSMLPSDNPATYCRLCFVEKNLIPLFPGPDRDGSKHSLVQQISQCIGIQIEPEMDDSCSICWRCAVVLEDFQLLRQRSLDHDAIIRNSRKGHAFEIVPVKEEHDEPEVMFVDQFEPTATSSSWVNGIEKGVEVAATYNNQNSDSNDICYEGVTNNDVPTCNFCSIEFKTRASLNLHCKEQHSNGIRPFPCALCPAHFKRKGHLERHLETHTGIKRYACNVCDASFARAKTLDRHMQSKHENVPYSTKKPASERAPNHTMKCPFCTEKFDSDQLLNTHIKSHKDSLPHVCHLCDARFAQMLGLTIHMSKFHPEVSSQYNANVPPKMKVMPSGPKLDCELCPRKFNKFKHLKEHMEAVHRVIVPDLENNESNYLEISEITSQDELPLEFKTEIEDTQLQEKQPDE; this comes from the exons ATGGAGAGCGTAGTCAGTATGCT CCCAAGTGACAATCCCGCCACTTACTGTCGATTGTGCTTTGTGGAGAAAAACCTGATACCGTTATTCCCAGGACCCGACCGTGATGGATCCAAACACTCGTTGGTGCAACAAATATCGCAATGCATTGGGATTCAAATCGAACCGGAAATGGATGACTCATGTTCAATCTGTTGGCGCTGTGCAGTGGTTCTGGAGGACTTCCAGTTGCTTCGCCAGCGCAGCCTGGATCATGATGCAATCATTCGGAACAGCCGAAAGGGACACGCGTTCGAGATAGTACCTGTTAAAGAGGAACATGACGAACCGGAAGTTATGTTCGTCGATCAGTTTGAACCAACAGCAACGTCGAGTTCATGGGTCAATGGTATTGAGAAGGGTGTGGAAGTGGCAGCTACATACAACAACCAGAACAGTGATTCTAATGATATATGCTACGAAGGTGTAACGAATAACGACGTACCCACATGTAACTTTTGTTCAATTGAGTTTAAAACACGGGCATCATTGAACCTCCATTGTAAG GAACAACACTCGAATGGAATACGGCCGTTTCCATGCGCGCTTTGTCCGGCGCACTTTAAGCGTAAGGGACACTTGGAACGTCACCTGGAAACGCACACCGGAATTAAAAGGTATGCTTGCAATGTTTGCGATGCAAGCTTCGCCAGGGCAAAAACACTGGATCGCCACATGCAAAGCAAGCATGAAAACGTTCCCTATTCTACAAAGAAACCAGCTTCCGAAAGGGCTCCCAATCACACCATGAAGTGTCCTTTCTGTACGGAAAAGTTTGATAGCGACCAGCTTCTGAACACACATATTAAGTCCCACAAGGATAGTTTGCCACATGTTTGTCACCTTTGTGATGCTCGATTTGCACAAATGTTGGGGTTGACGATTCACATGAGTAAATTCCATCCGGAAGTATCCAGCCAGTATAACGCCAACGTGCCACCCAAGATGAAGGTGATGCCTTCCGGGCCAAAGTTGGATTGTGAATTATGTCcgagaaaatttaacaaatttaaacaccTCAAGGAGCACATGGAAGCTGTTCATAGGGTGATTGTGCCAGATCTTGAGAACAATGAATCAAATTatcttgaaatttctgaaataacgTCACAGGATGAACTACCCTTAGAATTTAAAACGGAGATTGAGGACACTCAGTTGCAGGAAAAACAACCTGATGAATAA
- the LOC120417477 gene encoding zinc finger protein 497-like, with the protein MEDEYTILEEIPVTPLVFPNNTSDQGKLPFELDISEVIRNNFVFKVHSLVYTCRTCDRKFNNTGNFEKHLQSHKTQEKTHVCDICNKEFKSVAKLEKHKESDHVVPCKDCRQSFRNAAQLANHRRTSHKEDRPFQCDQCGKAAAHRCEFCSKAYKRKDDLLKHYETH; encoded by the exons ATGGAAGACGAATACACTATCCTTGAGGAGATTCCAGTAACACCGCTCGTTTTCCCCAACAACACGAGTGATCAGGGAAAACTCCCGTTTGAACTGGACATTAGCGAAGTGATTCGCAACAACTTCGTGTTCAAGGTTCACTCCCTGGTTTATACGTGCAGAACCTGCGAcagaaagttcaacaataccGGTAACTTCGAAAAGCACCTGCAAAGCCACAAAACCCAAGAAAAGACGCACGTTTGCGATATCTGCAACAAAGAGTTCAAATCGGTCGCCAAGTTAGAGAAACACAAGGAATCAGATCATGTGGTGCCCTGCAAAGACTGCCGGCAATCATTCCGGAACGCTGCCCAGCTTGCGAACCACCGGAGAACGAGCCACAAAGAGGATCGCCCGTTTCAGTGTGATCAGTGCGGGAAAG CTGCTGCTCATCGTTGTGAGTTCTGCTCAAAGGCGTACAAGAGGAAAGACGATCTTCTCAAGCACTATGAAACGCATTGA
- the LOC120417454 gene encoding uncharacterized protein LOC120417454, whose translation MAKMSYLVFLLLFGCCLQIRADDLLDSEEPPEGYYAFIESPSAVPPKVRSPPYTHINIDCKDATNAKPYVSANNLCGDLNKGKIPRNPMRQSVLGEPYPFELIRNQTLKFLSKTLPVLKADDTLPKVTQILPEEPVEQFDDNGIGRRMGKGIRMTEEARKDEEEPRTPRKFCDGGGVFCALYRAIQGEPISSKLVAERREEVPSAYPPPPRYEGPPTPCPAKVEYATPVFAKNYQGSWRYVVQIPYEGYFTQTVEVTRCLQARCHYLDGGCLSSPRWVSLLVAEIFYPNAEDYTTSTSTTPAPSIQDFQAYQQYLQKRAGLPTGADGSSYESSSSNHATRKQDQHCDGHDEIGCFQVRLYYDWFLIPGSCKCWRPDYFAKYVRKRPTPEL comes from the exons TTACTTTTCGGATGTTGTCTGCAGATCAGAGCCGATGACCTTTTAGATTCGGAGGAGCCACCTGAGGG ATATTACGCCTTCATCGAGTCCCCGTCTGCTGTACCTCCGAAGGTGCGATCGCCGCCGTACACCCACATCAACATTGACTGCAAGGATGCCACTAACGCCAAACCGTACGTGTCCGCGAACAACCTGTGCGGAGACCTTAACAAGGGCAAGATTCCGCGCAATCCCATGCGCCAAAGTGTCCTGGGGGAGCCCTACCCATT CGAGCTCATCAGAAACCAAACACTGAAGTTTTTGTCGAAAACTTTGCCAGTGCTCAAGGCTGATGATACGCTCCCGAAGGTAACACAGATCTTGCCAGAAGAACCAGTCGAACAGTTTGACGACAATGG AATCGGTCGTCGAATGGGCAAGGGCATCCGGATGACCGAGGAGGCACGCAAGGACGAAGAGGAGCCTCGTACGCCGCGCAAGTTCTGCGACGGAGGTGGTGTGTTCTGTGCCCTGTACCGCGCCATCCAGGGTGAACCCATCAGCAGCAAGCTGGTCGCGGAACGTCGTGAAGAAGTGCCCAGTGCTTACCCACCACCCCCACGGTACGAAGGACCTCCGACTCCGTGCCCGGCCAAGGTTGAGTACGCTACGCCAGTGTTTGCCAAGAACTACCAGGGATCGTGGCGGTACGTCGTCCAGATCCCATATGAAGGATACTTTACGCAAACCGTCGAGGTGACCCGTTGTCTCCAGGCTCGCTGCCACTACCTGGACGGAGGATGCCTGTCGTCACCTCGTTGGGTCAGTCTGCTCGTGGCTGAAATCTTCTATCCCAACGCTGAAGACTACACCACATCTACCTCCACGACACCCGCACCATCGATCCAGGACTTCCAAGCCTACCAACAGTACCTGCAGAAGCGAGCTGGACTCCCAACCGGCGCGGACGGATCTTCGTacgaaagcagcagcagcaatcacGCGACTCGCAAGCAGGACCAACACTGCGATGGCCacgacgaaattggatgcttccaaGTGCGTCTGTACTACGACTGGTTCCTAATCCCCGGATCGTGCAAGTGCTGGCGGCCGGACTACTTCGCCAAGTACGTGCGAAAGCGGCCAACTCCTGAACTGTAG